From the Rhinoderma darwinii isolate aRhiDar2 chromosome 12, aRhiDar2.hap1, whole genome shotgun sequence genome, one window contains:
- the LOC142665030 gene encoding uncharacterized protein LOC142665030: STRPILLTPDICCWVELGHPPNTLIDESHLCEDFLKLNGTLGKSLTLYRLHVLKEYETLSLKYITNKTKKKLLVHNLGSNKSQHLPNISHNKYQFKDSSVLIHHLQKDDEKDYELLAETKNGDEDFCNIKVKVYEQISHLTVNVTEDSQNNTCKITMKCLVQTGENVTFSWMMDEKNLSDNSSTLEVRITSDNAKSTYRCTAKNPVSERSGDHTLSSACNPDKDNHQDDNHLLIYILVITPIVLVIIVVVIVVILKRCNRGMCSKQYNDPASISQSRPPAPTPVLEQTHEDPLSVYAKVQKPENPRISSLESKNPPVSSVYELAGSCRYDADVRNVANAETTVLKPDPISRSPLYLLQSSCCRPFLEL; this comes from the exons TCAACACGCCCGATCCTTCTTACCCCCGACATCTGCTGTTGGGTAGAATTGGGACACCCGCCAAACACATTAATCG ATGAGTCACATCTATGTGAAGATTTCCTCAAGTTGAATGGGACACTTGGAAAATCTTTAACTCTATATCGATTACATGTTCTAAAAGAATATGAAACCCTCAGCCTGAAATACATAACTAATAAAACCAAGAAGAAGCTCCTGGTCCACAATCTGGGGAGCAACAAATCGCAACATCTCCCAAATATTTCCCACAATAAATACCAGTTCAAGGATTCATCAGTCCTGATCCACCATCTACAGAAAGACGATGAAAAAGATTACGAGCTCTTGGCTGAAACGAAAAATGGAGACGAGGACTTTTGTAACATTAAGGTCAAAGTCTACG AACAGATCTCACATTTGACGGTCAACGTAACGGAGGATTCTCAGAACAACACCTGTAAGATCACCATGAAGTGCTTGGTGCAGACCGGGGAGAATGTGACTTTTAGTTGGATGATGGATGAGAAGAACCTGAGTGACAACAGCAGCACATTGGAGGTCCGCATCACTAGTGACAATGCGAAGAGCACCTACAGGTGCACCGCCAAAAATCCTGTAAGCGAGCGATCAGGTGATCATACATTGTCGTCTGCGTGCAACCCAGACAAAG atAATCACCAAGATGATAATCACTTACTGATATATATTTTGGTTATAACCCCCATCGTTCTTGTCATAATTGTGGTGGTAATTGTGGTCATCCTAAAGCGATGTAACAGGG gtATGTGCAGCAAACAATACAACGATCCTGCAAGTATCTCCCAAAGTAGACCCCCAGCCCCCACACCAGTTTTGGAGCAGACTCATGAAGACCCATTATCAGTGTATGCCAAAGTCCAGAAACCAGAG AATCCACGGATCTCCTCGCTTGAATCCAAAAACCCTCCCGTTTCATCGGTGTACGAGCTGGCTGGTTCTTGTAGATATGACGCCGACGTACGGAACGTGGCAAATGCCGAGACCACGGTGT